The Sulfurospirillum tamanense DNA segment CTTGTCGTAGAAAACGGTTGGCAAGCCTTTGACTTGGCCAAAGCCTACCTCAAAGAGGGCATGAGCGTAGGCCTTGGCGGCTCTACGACAGTTGCTGAGATTGGTTTGTTAAATTACCTAGAGACAAAACCCCTTGGCATTACGTTGTTCAACCAGTACGAAAAGGGCATTTCCATGGAGGAAAATACCCGACGCCGACGGGAGGGGATGCTGGCTGATTTGTACATCACCGGATGCAACGCCATCACCGAAGCTGGCGAACTTGTCAACGCTGATGGCAGCGGCAACCGTGTAGCGGCACAAATCTTTGGCCCTAAAAAACTCCTTCTCATTGCGGGGACAAACAAGCTTGTGCCAACCCTTGAAGCAGGGTTTGAGCGCATCAAAAACGTAGCAGGGCAAAAAAACATCGACCGCATGAATGCCAAGGCCATCGAAATGGGCAAAGAACCCCGCTACAACTGGGACAACATCGCCAATAAATTTGCCTACATCAACAGTGATGAGCCTGGGCGCACAACCATCATTTTGGTCAAAGAGTCTT contains these protein-coding regions:
- a CDS encoding lactate utilization protein; its protein translation is MLETTKANLEKNGFEVLVVENGWQAFDLAKAYLKEGMSVGLGGSTTVAEIGLLNYLETKPLGITLFNQYEKGISMEENTRRRREGMLADLYITGCNAITEAGELVNADGSGNRVAAQIFGPKKLLLIAGTNKLVPTLEAGFERIKNVAGQKNIDRMNAKAIEMGKEPRYNWDNIANKFAYINSDEPGRTTIILVKESLGY